From the genome of Kluyveromyces lactis strain NRRL Y-1140 chromosome F complete sequence:
AATGTTATGGAACATCCGCTCACGTAGTTTCAgatgaagatttgagaTTTGTTTTGTCAGATGAAACCTTGGTTCATCCATTCAATAACATCCCAGAAGGACAAAATAAGGTAATCACACCACCAGGTTCTAAATCTATTTCAAACCGTGCTCTAATTCTCGCAGCATTAGGTAAAGGTACGTGTAAGATCAAGAACTTGTTGCATTCTGATGATACCAAACATATGTTAAATGCAGTTCAACAGTTGAAGGGGGCTACTATCTCTTGGGAAGATGATGGTGAAACAGTAGTAGTCCACGGCCAAGGTGGTTCCACGTTAACCGCCCCTTCTGAAGCATTATACTTAGGTAATGCGGGTACTGCTTCAAGGTTCTTGACTACTGTTGCTGCATTGGCCAAGAAAGATGGTAAGAATGACCATGTCATATTAACTGGTAATGCAAGAATGCAGGAAAGACCAATCGGACCTCTAGTCGACTCTCTCCGTTCCAACGGTCTAAAAATCGATTACTTGAACAGACAAGGATCTTTacctttgaaaataaaCACAGAAACCAATTTCAAAGGTGGAAAAATTGAGTTGGCTGCCACTGTCTCCTCTCAATATGTCTCTTCGATCTTAATGTGTGCTCCATACGCAGAAGAGCCAGTTACGTTATCCCTCATTGGTGGTAAGCCAATCTCACAACTTTATGTCGATATGACTATCAAGATGATGGATGCTTTCGGTATTAAAGTCACTACGTCTACTACAGAGCCTTTCACCTATCACATTCCGAAGGGAAATTACATCAATCCAGCAGAGTATACCATCGAGTCAGATGCTTCTTCTGCTACCTACCCATTATCATTTGCTGCTATCACTGGAACCACGGTGACTGTTCCAAATATTGGATCGGCCTCTTTGCAAGGTGATGCCAGGTTTGCAGTTGATGTTTTGAGACCAATGGGATGTGAGGTTACTCAGACTGCAACCTCAACTACCGTGACTGGTCCACCAAGAGGTCAGTTAAAACCTTTAAAGCACGTGGATATGGAGCCGATGACTGATGCATTTTTGACGGCATCAGTGGTTGCTGCCATTTGTAATAACGGTACCACAAACACTACTACCATTGAAGGTATTGCCAATCAAAGAGTCAAGGAATGTAACAGAATCGAAGCCATGGTTACACAATTAGCAAAATTCGGTGTGAGGGCTAATGAATTACCTGATGGTATTCAAATTCATGGTGTTAATTCTATCTCGGAATTGAGACAACCATCTGATGCAGGAATTGAGACTTACGACGACCATCGAGTAGCTATGTCATTCTCACTGTTGGCTGGTATGGTTAATTCTGATAAGAAGGATGATGAATCATCTGTTAGAATTTTGGAGAGACAATGTACCGGTAAAACATGGCCTGGTTGGTGGGATGTCCTACATTCTCAATTGGGTGCAAGACTTGACGGCGCTGAACcttcaacaacaaaatcatCTGAAGTTAAAAAAAGTGTAGTCATTATAGGAATGAGAGCGGCTGGTAAAAGTACTGTCAGCAAGTGGTGTGCTGAGTCCTTGGGTTACAGGCTTCTTGATTTAGATGAGGAATTTGAAAGACAGTACGGCAAAGGTACTGTGAAAGACTTTGTAGCAGAATCTGGATGGGATGAGTTCAGAAAGGAAGAAACTAGGATATTCCAGGAAGCGGTAGACAAATACGGTGACAAGGGCTATGTGTTATCTTCTGGCGGTggaattgttgaaagatcAGAATCAAGACAGGCTTTGAAGAGGTTTGCCGAAAGCGGCGGTATCGTCCTACATCTTCACCGTGATATCGAAGAGACAATCGTTTTCCTAAAGAGCGACCCAACTAGACCAGCTTacattgaagaaattcgCGATGTGTgggaaagaagagaaaagtGGTACCATGAATGTTCGAACTTTACCTTCTTTGCGGCTCATTGCTccaatgaaattgaattcaGGAATTTAAGACATGTGTTCAGCAACTTCATTCGTCGTGTACTTGGCGCTGAAAAGATTCCTGTACCTTCCAGGAGATCAGCTTTCGTCTGTTTGACTTTCGAAGACCTATCGGATCATTTGTcaaaattggatgaaataaCCTATGGTTGTGAAGCAGTAGAACTAAGAGTTGATCATTTAtcatccttttcttcagaCTTTGTCACCAAACAAATCTCCTTGTTAAGAGCTGCAACCAAATCGCTACCTATTGTTTTCACTGTGAGAACAGTTAGCCAAGGAGGGAAATTCCAAGATGATGATTATGATTTACTTGAATCATTGTTGAAGGTCGCTCTGAAGAACGCTGTTGAATACATCGATTTAGAGTTGACATTGCCTAACAACATACTCTACAATgttttgaacaagaaatcaaacacAAAGATTATTGGCTCCCATCATGATTTTGCAGCTAAATTCCCATGGGATGATGCTGAATGGGAAAATAGATATAACCAAGCTCTTTCTTTAGACGTGGACATTGTGAAGTTCGTTGGCACAGCAGTAAGCTTCGATGACAATTTggctttggaaaaattcaGGTCCACTCATACTTTGAAGCCACTAATTGCTATCAATATGACTGAAACAGGTAAGCTATCCAGGGTGCTAAATAATATTTTGACACCTGTTACCTCCAAGTTACTACCATCCGCCGCTGCCCCTGGTCAATTGACACTAGCTGAAATCAACCAATTGTATCACCAAATCGGTGGATTACCAGCCAAGAAGTTCTTTGTTATTGGTTCTCCAATTGGACATTCCAGATCTCCGATCTTGCACAACACTGGGTATGAGCTACTAGGCTTACCTCatcattttgataaattcGAAACTGAAGATATCGAAGTAGTTaagaaagaacttttgaCCAGAGAAGATCTCGGTGGCTTAGCTGTAACCATCCCATTAAAACTAGATATTATTGATAGTATGTTTGAATTGAGCGAAGCCGCAAAGACCATTGGCGCTGTAAACACTGTTATTCCTTTAggaaa
Proteins encoded in this window:
- the ARO1 gene encoding pentafunctional protein ARO1p (highly similar to uniprot|P08566 Saccharomyces cerevisiae YDR127W ARO1 Pentafunctional arom protein catalyzes steps 2 through 6 in the biosynthesis of chorismate which is a precursor to aromatic amino acids), which encodes MSVELAKVSILGKECVHVGYQIHEHIVKSTLEHCKSSTYVIINDTNVSKVPYYHDLVSLFEKSLPEGSRLLRYDVKPGEAHKSRETKADIEDYLLLEGCTRDTVIIAVGGGVIGDMIGFVASTFMRGVRVIQVPTSLLAMVDSSIGGKTAVDTPLGKNFVGAFWQPQFVFVDIKWLETLPQREFINGIAEVIKTACIWNGEEFARLEANAETFLSVVNNSQTVSVFSPHHNETVELTYTNIESMLEHTYKLVLESIKVKAHVVSSDERESGLRNLLNFGHTIGHAYEAILTPQALHGECVSIGMVKEAELSRYMNILSATQVARMVKILAAYGLPISVNEKWFKELTLNKKTPLDVLLKKMSIDKKNDGSKKKVVILEKIGKCYGTSAHVVSDEDLRFVLSDETLVHPFNNIPEGQNKVITPPGSKSISNRALILAALGKGTCKIKNLLHSDDTKHMLNAVQQLKGATISWEDDGETVVVHGQGGSTLTAPSEALYLGNAGTASRFLTTVAALAKKDGKNDHVILTGNARMQERPIGPLVDSLRSNGLKIDYLNRQGSLPLKINTETNFKGGKIELAATVSSQYVSSILMCAPYAEEPVTLSLIGGKPISQLYVDMTIKMMDAFGIKVTTSTTEPFTYHIPKGNYINPAEYTIESDASSATYPLSFAAITGTTVTVPNIGSASLQGDARFAVDVLRPMGCEVTQTATSTTVTGPPRGQLKPLKHVDMEPMTDAFLTASVVAAICNNGTTNTTTIEGIANQRVKECNRIEAMVTQLAKFGVRANELPDGIQIHGVNSISELRQPSDAGIETYDDHRVAMSFSLLAGMVNSDKKDDESSVRILERQCTGKTWPGWWDVLHSQLGARLDGAEPSTTKSSEVKKSVVIIGMRAAGKSTVSKWCAESLGYRLLDLDEEFERQYGKGTVKDFVAESGWDEFRKEETRIFQEAVDKYGDKGYVLSSGGGIVERSESRQALKRFAESGGIVLHLHRDIEETIVFLKSDPTRPAYIEEIRDVWERREKWYHECSNFTFFAAHCSNEIEFRNLRHVFSNFIRRVLGAEKIPVPSRRSAFVCLTFEDLSDHLSKLDEITYGCEAVELRVDHLSSFSSDFVTKQISLLRAATKSLPIVFTVRTVSQGGKFQDDDYDLLESLLKVALKNAVEYIDLELTLPNNILYNVLNKKSNTKIIGSHHDFAAKFPWDDAEWENRYNQALSLDVDIVKFVGTAVSFDDNLALEKFRSTHTLKPLIAINMTETGKLSRVLNNILTPVTSKLLPSAAAPGQLTLAEINQLYHQIGGLPAKKFFVIGSPIGHSRSPILHNTGYELLGLPHHFDKFETEDIEVVKKELLTREDLGGLAVTIPLKLDIIDSMFELSEAAKTIGAVNTVIPLGKNKFRGDNTDWLGIKNSLVSNGVPSSVSGSAGLIIGAGGTSRAAIYALKQIGCDTIYMLNRTTEKLQKLKSEFSEEYKIVVVESAEQTESIKEQVSVAVSCVPADKPLDPELLNKLERLLAKGTNSSFKPTLLDAAYKPSVTPIMKLARDKFNWNIVPGAEMLVHQGVEQFSKWTGAKPPFKAIFDAVTQE